Proteins encoded in a region of the Deltaproteobacteria bacterium genome:
- the rpsB gene encoding 30S ribosomal protein S2, whose product MSYLTMKQLLEAGVHFGHQTRRWNPKMKPYIFGARNGIYIVDLQKTVVMFKNAYDFVADTVENGESVLFVGTKKQAHDSITEESARCGMYYMASRWLGGTLTNFQTISKSIQRLKKLEIMKQDGSINKFPKKEILLMEKEVIKLNRNLGGIKDMGRLPGAVFVVDPKKESIAVREANKLNIPVVAIVDTNCDPDNIDYLIPGNDDAIRAIRLITSRIADACLEGIDRRDAARRAETSRDQELPGKSTSEAGGDISDVQTRREAGGPEVVIIKREKAGEHAEAAVAANAPDEDEGVDAEE is encoded by the coding sequence ATGTCGTATTTGACCATGAAGCAACTTCTGGAGGCCGGTGTTCACTTTGGACACCAGACGAGGCGATGGAACCCCAAGATGAAACCTTACATTTTCGGGGCGCGGAACGGAATCTACATTGTTGATCTCCAGAAGACGGTGGTCATGTTCAAGAATGCCTACGATTTTGTAGCGGATACCGTCGAAAACGGAGAGTCAGTGCTGTTCGTCGGAACCAAGAAGCAGGCTCATGACTCCATCACGGAAGAATCTGCGCGTTGTGGCATGTATTATATGGCGAGTCGATGGTTGGGCGGTACCCTGACCAACTTCCAGACGATCTCGAAAAGCATTCAACGGTTGAAAAAACTCGAAATCATGAAGCAGGACGGGAGCATCAACAAGTTTCCCAAGAAAGAAATTTTGCTCATGGAAAAAGAGGTCATCAAACTCAATCGTAACCTTGGCGGCATCAAGGATATGGGGAGATTGCCCGGCGCCGTGTTTGTCGTTGATCCAAAGAAGGAAAGCATTGCCGTCCGCGAAGCAAATAAACTGAACATACCTGTCGTAGCCATCGTGGACACCAACTGCGACCCCGACAATATTGACTACCTTATACCGGGCAATGACGATGCCATTCGAGCCATCCGCCTGATTACTTCCCGAATTGCGGACGCCTGCCTCGAGGGGATCGATCGCCGCGACGCGGCAAGGCGGGCCGAAACCTCCAGAGATCAAGAGCTTCCGGGAAAATCGACATCCGAGGCCGGGGGGGATATTTCGGATGTTCAGACGCGCCGGGAAGCGGGCGGTCCGGAAGTGGTGATCATCAAACGTGAAAAAGCTGGTGAGCACGCCGAAGCGGCCGTAGCAGCCAACGCGCCGGACGAGGACGAGGGAGTCGACGCAGAGGAATAG
- the tsf gene encoding translation elongation factor Ts, which yields MVRNLREKTNAGMMDCKKALAESDGDFEKAIEYLRLKGLATAQKRAGRATSQGLVHAYIHGGGKLGVLVEVNCETDFVAKNDTFVEFVKDIAMQIAAANPICVSPEELPEAIVNKEREIYRQQALESGKPQNVVDKIVEGKLKKFKTDVCLLEQAFVKDTDKTVKDLLNEMVASIGENINIRRFVRFQLGEDLD from the coding sequence ATGGTGAGGAATCTGCGGGAAAAGACCAATGCGGGCATGATGGATTGTAAGAAAGCGCTGGCCGAGAGCGATGGTGATTTCGAGAAGGCCATAGAATACTTACGTCTGAAAGGTCTGGCCACGGCCCAGAAACGGGCCGGCAGGGCCACCAGTCAGGGACTGGTGCATGCCTACATTCACGGCGGGGGAAAGCTCGGCGTGTTGGTTGAAGTGAACTGCGAGACGGATTTCGTAGCGAAGAACGACACGTTCGTAGAATTTGTCAAGGATATCGCCATGCAGATCGCTGCTGCGAATCCGATCTGCGTCTCCCCGGAAGAGTTGCCGGAAGCCATTGTGAACAAAGAACGGGAGATCTATCGCCAACAAGCCCTCGAGTCCGGCAAGCCCCAGAACGTCGTGGATAAGATTGTTGAGGGCAAGCTGAAGAAATTCAAGACGGACGTCTGTCTGCTGGAGCAGGCGTTCGTTAAAGACACGGACAAAACCGTGAAGGATTTGTTGAACGAGATGGTCGCCTCCATTGGTGAGAATATCAACATTCGCAGGTTCGTCCGATTCCAACTGGGCGAGGATTTGGACTAG
- a CDS encoding glycogen synthase, with translation MDKISSDEPIRVLILSSEVAPYAQFGCLGDDVGCLYKALRKLGVEVRVVLPFYRMVRESECPVTPVLKKMEVPVGDRILETDVWETSEDDGSKVYFFDREDLFDRPNLYGNTRHGDYYDNLHRYVFFCRAGILLAKRLGFRPNVVHLHDWETGAVSVYLKSLYKNDPFFSKTVTVFTFHNVGYQGNFPAEELAHTGIPISYYNPGGVEFWGQISLLKAGIVFSDAISTVSPTYAREVLDPTYGMGMEGVVAKRAYELRGILNGRDDEAWNPAADPFIEAPYSPLDLSGKDACRRALFREFGLNPELEDGLLLGWSSRFIDQKGAGLLLKSLGPLMGKKTALIIQGEGEEAYESELRAWMGTYPDRIGLAMGMEERVTRRILSGVDILVSPSRYEPSGMTQMRGMKYGAIPLVRKTGAFVDIVEPYDPAAESGTGFMFDRFEVSEFIAKVDEAYFAMADGKRRDVLRRNTMSKEFSWQRCAEEYLDLYTAAINKR, from the coding sequence TTGGATAAAATCAGTTCAGACGAACCAATTCGAGTACTCATACTGTCATCCGAAGTAGCCCCATACGCGCAATTTGGCTGCCTCGGAGACGATGTTGGCTGTCTATATAAAGCCCTTCGAAAGCTCGGAGTCGAGGTCCGTGTCGTTCTTCCCTTTTACAGGATGGTGAGGGAATCCGAATGTCCTGTCACACCGGTTCTCAAAAAGATGGAAGTGCCGGTGGGTGACAGGATTCTGGAGACCGATGTCTGGGAAACGTCCGAGGATGACGGGTCGAAAGTGTACTTCTTCGATCGGGAGGACCTGTTCGACCGCCCCAATCTTTACGGCAACACCCGTCATGGGGACTACTATGACAACCTGCATCGATACGTGTTCTTCTGTCGAGCGGGAATTCTGCTGGCCAAGCGGTTAGGTTTCCGTCCCAACGTGGTGCACCTGCACGATTGGGAAACCGGCGCGGTCAGTGTGTATCTGAAAAGTCTGTACAAAAACGATCCGTTTTTCTCCAAAACAGTTACGGTCTTTACTTTCCATAACGTGGGTTACCAGGGCAATTTCCCTGCTGAAGAACTGGCGCATACCGGAATTCCGATTTCGTACTACAATCCCGGGGGAGTGGAATTCTGGGGCCAGATCAGTTTGCTCAAAGCAGGCATTGTGTTTTCGGACGCCATCAGCACCGTGAGCCCGACCTACGCCCGGGAAGTGCTCGATCCCACCTATGGGATGGGGATGGAGGGCGTGGTGGCCAAACGTGCATACGAGCTTCGCGGAATTCTGAACGGGAGGGACGACGAAGCATGGAACCCGGCCGCGGACCCGTTCATCGAGGCGCCATACAGCCCGCTGGACCTGTCGGGCAAGGATGCCTGCCGGAGAGCCCTGTTTCGGGAGTTCGGACTGAATCCCGAACTCGAGGACGGTCTTCTGCTGGGCTGGTCTTCTCGCTTCATCGACCAGAAGGGGGCGGGTCTGCTTCTGAAGTCGTTGGGGCCTCTTATGGGGAAGAAGACGGCTCTGATTATCCAAGGTGAAGGAGAGGAGGCCTATGAAAGCGAGCTGCGGGCCTGGATGGGAACCTATCCGGACCGCATTGGACTGGCGATGGGGATGGAGGAACGAGTAACCCGACGGATCTTGTCCGGTGTGGACATTCTGGTGTCACCCTCTCGATACGAACCTTCAGGCATGACGCAGATGAGGGGTATGAAATACGGCGCCATCCCGCTGGTTCGGAAAACGGGTGCTTTCGTGGATATTGTCGAGCCCTACGACCCGGCCGCCGAGAGTGGGACCGGCTTTATGTTCGATCGGTTCGAAGTCTCTGAATTCATAGCCAAAGTGGACGAGGCGTACTTCGCGATGGCCGACGGGAAACGAAGAGATGTGCTCAGGCGGAACACCATGAGCAAGGAGTTCTCGTGGCAGCGGTGTGCGGAGGAATATCTAGATTTATACACGGCCGCGATAAACAAGCGATAA